A window from Methanomassiliicoccus sp. encodes these proteins:
- a CDS encoding zinc-ribbon domain-containing protein translates to MVEPVAVNCPYCGSELAIGTRFCPSCGAPQTAPVPAPPAIRFCPHCGNQNPATSSFCPRCGTNLQTPWTPPYQLAPPVPPGGVFGPVQRRNNRTVVVIVAIALVVVLILVAVIASGVLYPDSSANTKVGDGRYSWTFNGKIYTLSVNISAAEYQYYHTSTVQRYATTIDEAVSMCDEYVTPNDSVVQEVAQELESMSASFSDVNKANFVLSFVQNIKYVEDEVSVSEDEYWRFPVETLYDEAGDCEDKAFLYASIMEAMNDDAVILLYDGHAAAGISVLKATGTYYEFEGKDYFYCETTAVGWKVGEIPDEYGSAYIAQVG, encoded by the coding sequence ATGGTCGAACCCGTAGCGGTTAACTGCCCATATTGCGGAAGCGAGCTGGCCATCGGGACCAGGTTCTGTCCGTCGTGCGGTGCGCCCCAGACTGCCCCGGTGCCGGCCCCGCCGGCGATCAGGTTCTGCCCCCACTGCGGCAACCAGAACCCGGCGACCAGTAGCTTCTGCCCGCGCTGCGGGACCAATCTCCAGACGCCATGGACCCCCCCGTATCAGTTGGCGCCCCCCGTTCCGCCAGGCGGGGTGTTCGGCCCGGTCCAGCGACGGAACAACCGGACCGTAGTGGTCATCGTGGCCATCGCCCTCGTGGTGGTGCTGATCCTCGTGGCTGTCATCGCCAGCGGGGTGCTGTACCCGGACTCGTCCGCCAACACCAAGGTCGGGGACGGAAGGTACTCTTGGACATTCAACGGGAAGATCTATACGCTGAGCGTCAACATCTCCGCCGCGGAGTATCAGTACTATCACACCAGCACGGTGCAGCGGTACGCCACCACCATCGATGAGGCGGTGAGCATGTGCGATGAGTATGTCACGCCCAACGACTCGGTGGTCCAGGAGGTCGCCCAGGAGCTGGAGAGTATGTCGGCGAGCTTCTCCGACGTGAACAAGGCGAATTTCGTACTCTCCTTCGTGCAGAACATCAAGTACGTCGAGGACGAGGTGAGCGTTAGCGAGGACGAGTACTGGCGGTTCCCCGTGGAGACGTTGTACGACGAGGCCGGTGACTGCGAGGACAAAGCTTTCCTGTACGCCTCGATCATGGAAGCCATGAACGATGACGCGGTCATCCTGCTGTACGACGGGCACGCCGCGGCCGGCATATCGGTCCTTAAGGCGACCGGGACCTACTACGAGTTCGAGGGCAAGGATTACTTCTACTGCGAGACCACCGCAGTGGGCTGGAAGGTCGGGGAGATACCCGACGAGTACGGCTCGGCGTACATCGCCCAGGTCGGCTGA
- a CDS encoding PKD domain-containing protein: MHSNKALSSIAISSMLVLMAMVVVVPIGAQAAWPDQANLSISPAELYPGETTTSKYTLDINSIDNGVTKLTISNVWVKYSWETAAHDILASSEPRTIGAFPAQVVFSNSTHVPTDQAKGAYSVNVTVWAYSNDDPLTLVTHTFTSDVSISDPVSAVASADPTTGYSPQNVTFDVTASGGNGVYSYTWNFGDGTANVSQKSPTHTYDSSGKFTATVTVTDSLGRSTDTNTTVTIAPGIGVTITAQPLSGPFPLEVKFSNTVTNSVDNELTYLWNFGDGSNSTESSPTYTYNKAGNYNVNLKVTDSRNRSAVSTDLTVRVSASIYPIASINASVSSGHGPLTVDFTSTVEGGTYPYNYMWSFGDGSTDSSANPSHTYDEPGVYVVQLTTIDSASRQDVSEQLTITVLSDTTMKVVIGASSLKGTSPLTVNFNSTIVDGTGPFFYTWNFGDGNTSTSANATHLFNEAGEYSVTLSVKDSLSNVTISNTLAIVVSEPKAATIPAWVLIWGSTGAIIAVVGVVAFTMMRRRM, translated from the coding sequence TTGCACTCCAACAAAGCACTGTCAAGCATCGCCATATCTTCGATGCTCGTTCTAATGGCCATGGTCGTGGTCGTGCCGATCGGCGCGCAGGCCGCTTGGCCCGATCAAGCGAACCTCAGCATCTCACCGGCGGAATTGTACCCTGGAGAGACCACCACGTCCAAATATACATTGGATATCAATTCGATCGACAATGGTGTTACCAAACTGACGATCTCCAATGTCTGGGTCAAGTACAGTTGGGAGACCGCGGCCCATGACATCCTAGCTTCGAGCGAGCCTCGTACAATCGGCGCTTTCCCCGCTCAGGTCGTATTCAGCAACAGCACTCATGTGCCCACCGATCAAGCGAAGGGAGCGTATTCCGTCAATGTAACCGTATGGGCCTATTCCAACGACGACCCGTTAACGCTCGTGACCCACACTTTCACCAGCGATGTTTCCATCAGTGACCCTGTCTCGGCCGTCGCATCCGCCGATCCGACCACTGGCTACAGTCCTCAAAACGTCACCTTCGACGTCACTGCCAGCGGTGGCAACGGCGTGTATTCATACACTTGGAATTTCGGTGATGGGACGGCGAACGTATCCCAGAAGTCTCCCACTCACACATATGATTCGAGCGGGAAGTTCACCGCCACAGTAACGGTGACCGACAGTCTGGGCAGATCGACCGATACGAACACCACGGTCACCATCGCGCCGGGGATCGGGGTGACAATAACGGCTCAGCCTTTGTCCGGTCCGTTCCCGCTAGAGGTCAAGTTCAGTAACACCGTCACCAACTCGGTGGATAATGAACTGACCTATCTGTGGAACTTCGGGGACGGGTCGAACAGCACTGAATCGTCCCCCACCTATACTTACAATAAAGCAGGCAACTACAACGTGAATCTCAAGGTCACGGACTCTCGCAACCGGAGCGCGGTATCAACGGACCTGACCGTCAGGGTCAGCGCCTCGATCTATCCGATCGCGAGCATCAACGCATCGGTAAGCAGTGGCCACGGTCCTCTGACCGTGGATTTCACCAGCACGGTCGAAGGTGGCACCTATCCATACAACTATATGTGGAGCTTCGGGGATGGATCGACCGATTCAAGTGCCAACCCTTCGCACACCTATGACGAGCCAGGCGTCTATGTTGTCCAGTTGACGACCATCGACTCTGCCAGCCGGCAGGACGTGTCCGAGCAGCTTACCATCACCGTACTCTCTGACACCACGATGAAGGTGGTGATCGGCGCGTCGAGCCTGAAAGGCACGTCCCCGCTGACAGTAAACTTCAACAGCACGATCGTCGACGGTACCGGGCCGTTCTTCTATACCTGGAACTTCGGTGATGGGAACACCAGCACATCGGCGAACGCGACGCATTTATTCAATGAAGCGGGAGAGTACAGCGTGACCCTGTCAGTCAAGGACTCGCTGTCGAACGTGACCATCTCGAACACGCTGGCAATAGTCGTGTCCGAACCAAAGGCGGCCACCATACCGGCATGGGTACTGATATGGGGCTCCACGGGCGCCATCATCGCCGTGGTGGGCGTGGTAGCGTTCACGATGATGAGACGCCGGATGTGA
- a CDS encoding AAA domain-containing protein, whose product MSGSKRQVIVTDIGEYINQRECERSFKLRINKAEIARRFPFYGTVRSPLNPILATRGRKRESELRDALAGSMRFLNPGGDQEEVRMAWTTLLQCLADLPAGTDCFAREVEIEGPVGEFSLFGRMDFLILRWEGGVPHLRIVECKASRRDKTYHRIQLSAYRTMVREILERDGLVLGGQRHDDVVLESVVARIDEETNEVQDALTMPSLDLDQEMGDLRSLLAADGPLARIDATALDALSYCLEAKCDACVHAPICLPESARQRRLELIGLDPASVRSMRDAGIHDLDALADLDPRSREARRLRSTVGFSSDLDDLIGRAKARRSTLVDRREGDWEVIAKRHSGPGLLPSHDHNGLRLVRVFLDVEYDYIEDRLVGLAAHVTDSDMALLTPRTEGHVPVPALKETSEDGVERSLRAEEVVRMITSPWSDDVGADDSAEGALLQTFFQDLVAAIVKVGGAGDRPLHFYTWSMGDMDHLIDACSRAGGGALHDLTELLGCRAECRADLEQTIVTPLRDEIEQKVMLGYTGLSPVIASSLSWFGRPRFHWTRQVGGEIVDLSASFRRDIFDFRTKLHTSPEGGWSRRGEPGAVGSYFEVRAHFSSDVSSPYWYAMWGILPEARGRDNMLPRALEDYRRGGTATLISSFLLAKCQALRWLEERLFTTAGIVKPPVPLGRLREIGSRFASRYDIVDASLDFLRLDHHASKTEWLIDAMRSPASRVADGSCLPLRDLGLFHGEDGPHVGGLIDLERYSIDKEVYSASSTIDEGGYVRIVPYSGDIERAPNIGDLLRRGVTAKVDVLVPDADVFEASIYVYSPRGASTEHYILPSHRESMDGARFALAGESLSDFVHSRVDKWLSEHSASRTARWFDPQAPSVPVRAPPSPEAAERWRAVLQRLLLNDRHLDDVQVQACLDGLACTVQLLLGPPGTGKTNTTAAAVMLRLASRPRRKLFFLSASTHTAVDELTGRIRDVLPVFRRAADEVGINYNTPTVLRLTSDRLAEGEVVCTEDAARMQGAMRAGDLVLCGTINEVLKSARTLNVGTGAFADGLIIDEASMMVFADFLALTTLVAEDGEMMLAGDHMQLAPITAHDWEDETREQVLRLTPHQSAYRTVNDLASRTPPGAIGRSALSITYRLTPELTHLISGVYSGEGVDLRSWKGQDPKAGNIASLGDLWKNRGVFLVVHDEAGSKKSNDFESQLIRDIMASRGVEEHEVRPRTVSVITPHRAQRGLLKNTLNPAFGYHIKLIDTVERLQGGECETIIVSGTQSDTGTISNNAEFILDLNRTNVIFSRAQERLIVVCSRNLLDSMPADIDDYASAWLWKHLRAVCDTTVLEVPGYEHRVDVRVPGRFWGTVKGKSGTIR is encoded by the coding sequence ATGTCCGGCTCGAAACGTCAGGTGATCGTCACCGACATCGGTGAGTATATCAATCAGCGCGAGTGCGAGCGAAGCTTCAAGCTGCGCATCAACAAGGCGGAGATCGCCCGTCGGTTCCCCTTCTACGGAACGGTGCGCAGCCCACTGAACCCCATTCTAGCTACCCGTGGACGGAAGCGGGAGAGCGAACTGCGGGACGCCCTCGCCGGGTCGATGCGCTTCCTCAACCCCGGAGGCGACCAGGAAGAGGTCCGCATGGCGTGGACCACGCTCCTGCAATGCCTAGCTGACCTTCCGGCGGGCACTGACTGCTTCGCCCGGGAGGTGGAGATCGAGGGTCCGGTCGGGGAGTTTTCCCTTTTCGGCCGCATGGACTTCCTCATCCTCCGGTGGGAGGGAGGCGTCCCCCACCTGCGCATCGTGGAGTGCAAGGCCAGCCGGAGGGACAAGACCTACCACCGCATCCAGCTATCCGCGTACCGCACCATGGTGCGGGAGATCTTGGAACGTGATGGCCTGGTTCTGGGGGGACAGCGGCACGATGACGTCGTTCTAGAGTCGGTGGTGGCCCGCATCGACGAGGAGACCAACGAGGTGCAGGACGCGCTGACCATGCCGTCCCTGGACCTGGACCAGGAGATGGGAGATCTCCGCAGCCTATTGGCCGCCGACGGCCCGCTGGCCCGCATCGACGCCACCGCTCTCGACGCGCTGAGCTACTGCCTCGAGGCCAAGTGCGATGCCTGCGTCCACGCCCCCATCTGTCTGCCGGAGAGCGCGAGGCAGCGGCGGCTGGAGCTGATCGGCCTGGATCCTGCCTCGGTTCGCTCGATGCGCGACGCCGGCATACACGACCTCGATGCCCTGGCCGATCTTGACCCTCGGAGCCGGGAAGCGAGGCGGCTGCGCAGCACCGTCGGCTTTTCCTCCGACCTCGACGACCTCATCGGCCGGGCCAAGGCTCGGCGTTCCACCCTCGTGGATCGCCGGGAGGGTGACTGGGAAGTCATCGCCAAGCGGCACTCGGGACCGGGGCTGCTGCCCTCGCACGACCATAACGGCCTGCGGCTGGTGAGGGTGTTCCTGGACGTGGAGTACGACTACATCGAGGATCGGCTGGTCGGCCTCGCCGCCCATGTCACCGACAGCGACATGGCCCTGCTGACCCCGAGGACCGAGGGCCACGTCCCCGTCCCCGCGCTCAAGGAGACGTCGGAGGACGGCGTCGAAAGGTCGCTGCGGGCGGAGGAGGTCGTGCGGATGATCACCTCGCCGTGGTCGGACGACGTGGGTGCGGATGACTCGGCGGAGGGAGCCTTGCTGCAGACCTTCTTCCAAGACCTCGTCGCCGCTATCGTGAAGGTCGGGGGGGCCGGGGATCGTCCGCTTCACTTCTACACCTGGTCGATGGGGGATATGGACCATCTCATCGATGCATGCTCCCGCGCCGGAGGAGGGGCTCTGCATGACCTCACCGAGTTGCTGGGCTGCCGGGCGGAGTGCAGGGCCGACCTGGAGCAGACGATCGTCACCCCCCTACGGGACGAGATCGAGCAGAAGGTCATGCTCGGCTACACTGGCCTCAGCCCGGTGATCGCCTCCTCTCTCAGCTGGTTCGGTCGGCCCCGGTTCCACTGGACCCGGCAGGTGGGCGGAGAGATCGTTGACCTCTCGGCGTCGTTCCGCCGCGACATCTTCGACTTCCGGACCAAGCTCCACACCTCGCCCGAGGGTGGTTGGAGCAGGCGGGGGGAGCCGGGAGCGGTGGGCAGCTACTTCGAGGTCCGCGCCCACTTCAGCTCCGACGTCAGCTCGCCGTACTGGTACGCGATGTGGGGCATCCTGCCCGAGGCCAGGGGACGGGACAACATGCTCCCCCGGGCTCTCGAGGACTACCGGCGGGGAGGCACCGCCACGCTCATCTCCTCATTCCTCCTGGCCAAGTGCCAGGCGCTCCGGTGGCTGGAGGAGCGTTTGTTCACTACCGCGGGCATCGTCAAGCCCCCGGTGCCGCTGGGCCGTCTGAGGGAGATCGGTTCCCGCTTCGCCTCCCGCTACGATATCGTCGACGCCAGCCTGGACTTCCTCCGCCTGGATCACCACGCGAGCAAGACCGAGTGGCTGATCGACGCCATGCGCTCCCCCGCGTCACGCGTCGCCGACGGCTCCTGCCTGCCGTTGAGGGACCTTGGCCTCTTCCACGGCGAGGACGGACCGCATGTCGGCGGGCTCATCGACCTGGAGAGGTACTCGATCGACAAGGAGGTATACTCGGCCTCGAGCACCATCGACGAGGGCGGGTACGTGCGCATCGTGCCCTACTCCGGCGACATCGAGCGGGCGCCGAACATCGGGGACTTGCTGCGCCGGGGGGTGACGGCCAAGGTCGACGTCCTGGTCCCCGACGCCGATGTTTTCGAGGCCAGCATCTACGTGTACTCGCCCCGGGGAGCCTCTACCGAGCATTATATACTGCCATCCCACCGGGAATCTATGGATGGCGCAAGGTTCGCCCTGGCCGGGGAGAGCCTGAGCGACTTCGTCCACTCGCGGGTCGACAAGTGGCTGAGCGAGCACTCCGCCTCGAGGACCGCCCGGTGGTTCGACCCCCAGGCTCCGTCGGTGCCGGTGCGCGCTCCCCCGTCCCCCGAGGCAGCAGAGCGCTGGCGGGCGGTCCTCCAGCGCCTGCTGCTGAACGACCGGCACCTGGACGATGTGCAGGTCCAGGCCTGCCTGGACGGGCTCGCCTGCACCGTCCAGCTTCTCCTCGGTCCCCCGGGGACGGGGAAGACCAACACCACGGCGGCGGCGGTGATGCTCCGCCTGGCCTCCCGCCCTCGGAGGAAGCTTTTCTTCCTATCTGCCAGCACTCATACCGCGGTCGACGAGCTCACCGGGAGGATCAGGGACGTTCTGCCCGTCTTCCGCCGGGCGGCGGACGAGGTCGGCATAAATTACAACACTCCCACAGTCCTCCGCCTCACCTCGGATAGGTTGGCGGAGGGCGAAGTGGTGTGCACTGAGGATGCCGCCCGCATGCAGGGGGCGATGAGGGCCGGTGACCTGGTGCTGTGCGGCACCATAAATGAGGTCCTGAAGAGCGCCCGGACGCTCAATGTCGGCACCGGGGCCTTCGCCGACGGCCTCATAATCGACGAGGCCAGCATGATGGTCTTCGCCGACTTCCTGGCGCTGACAACGCTGGTCGCCGAGGACGGGGAGATGATGCTGGCAGGGGACCACATGCAGCTGGCCCCCATCACCGCCCACGACTGGGAGGACGAGACCAGGGAGCAGGTGCTCCGCCTCACGCCTCATCAGAGTGCCTACAGGACCGTCAACGATCTTGCCTCTCGGACCCCTCCCGGAGCCATAGGGCGCTCCGCTCTCAGCATCACCTACCGCCTCACCCCTGAGCTCACTCACCTGATCTCCGGAGTGTATAGCGGAGAAGGGGTCGACCTGAGGTCGTGGAAGGGCCAGGACCCCAAAGCCGGCAACATCGCCTCGCTTGGAGATCTTTGGAAGAATAGAGGCGTCTTCCTCGTCGTCCACGACGAGGCGGGCTCCAAGAAGAGCAACGATTTCGAAAGCCAGCTGATCCGCGACATCATGGCCTCGAGAGGGGTCGAGGAGCACGAGGTGCGTCCCAGGACAGTGTCGGTCATCACCCCGCACCGGGCGCAGCGCGGCTTGCTCAAGAACACCTTGAACCCCGCGTTCGGGTATCATATTAAGCTCATCGACACCGTGGAGCGCCTGCAGGGCGGGGAGTGCGAGACCATAATAGTGTCCGGGACCCAGAGCGACACGGGAACTATAAGCAACAACGCCGAGTTCATACTCGATCTGAACCGCACCAACGTCATCTTCTCGCGAGCCCAGGAGCGGCTCATCGTGGTGTGCTCCCGCAACCTGCTGGACAGCATGCCCGCGGACATCGACGACTACGCGTCGGCTTGGTTGTGGAAGCACCTCCGCGCGGTGTGCGACACCACCGTGCTCGAGGTCCCTGGTTACGAGCATCGGGTGGATGTCCGGGTCCCCGGGAGGTTCTGGGGCACGGTAAAAGGTAAATCGGGAACGATTCGATGA
- a CDS encoding NADPH-dependent F420 reductase, whose amino-acid sequence MKIAIIGKGHVGRAIGAGVTRIGHEVRYGHREPGERPKYAAEWGELIVLAVPYHQISNLVEDIGSLMEDKIVIDATNRIGPNGEPVPCGDTSGAEELQKALPLAKVVKAFNTVFAQNQATGHIGEKQLAGFVAGDDPEAKAAVMSLLKDLGYDPVDSGSLRASQHLEAMGLHLVGLGYGQRMGTAIGYQLAKG is encoded by the coding sequence ATGAAGATAGCGATCATCGGGAAGGGCCATGTGGGCAGGGCGATTGGAGCGGGAGTGACGAGAATCGGGCATGAGGTCCGGTACGGTCATCGCGAGCCGGGGGAGCGGCCCAAGTATGCGGCGGAATGGGGCGAACTGATCGTCCTGGCGGTGCCGTACCATCAGATCAGCAACCTGGTAGAGGACATCGGCTCCCTTATGGAGGACAAGATTGTCATCGACGCCACCAACCGCATCGGTCCCAACGGCGAGCCGGTGCCGTGCGGCGACACCTCGGGGGCCGAGGAACTGCAGAAGGCGCTGCCCCTGGCCAAGGTGGTCAAGGCCTTCAACACCGTGTTCGCCCAGAACCAGGCCACCGGCCATATCGGGGAAAAACAGCTGGCCGGCTTCGTGGCTGGCGATGACCCCGAGGCCAAGGCCGCCGTCATGTCTCTCCTTAAGGACCTGGGATACGATCCGGTGGACAGTGGCTCGCTCAGGGCGTCCCAGCACCTGGAGGCCATGGGGCTTCACCTGGTCGGCCTGGGCTACGGACAGAGAATGGGAACGGCCATCGGCTACCAGTTGGCCAAGGGATGA
- a CDS encoding CooT family nickel-binding protein, translating into MCESTVLLKEDSGLRSVMVDAVKVAIDDRGCVCIDPLGRSLPLDGTHVVEIDLRRHRIILERA; encoded by the coding sequence ATGTGCGAGTCGACGGTGCTGCTCAAGGAGGATAGCGGTCTGCGTTCGGTCATGGTCGATGCGGTCAAGGTCGCCATAGATGATCGCGGCTGCGTGTGCATCGACCCGCTGGGACGATCCCTGCCGCTCGATGGAACCCATGTCGTGGAGATCGACCTGCGGAGGCACCGGATCATCCTGGAGCGGGCTTGA
- a CDS encoding P-loop NTPase: MSLKIAVSGKGGVGKTTVAVVLASQLAREGRDVIAVDADPASSMPAALGIPEGERKTIVPLSQMLELIEERTGMRPGAGTGGLYSLNPQVDDLADRYAVRCADGIRLLVLGTIKAPGAGCFCPESALLKALLRHLVLDDQHVLVLDMEAGLEHLGRSTLQAVDLLLVVVEPGRRSVDTASRVAAMARELGVRQIYAVLNKVSAPQQEVELRRLLREASLECLAAIPFDERLVQADLSGRSVMESGARGVLDAVAVIKDEMLRR, encoded by the coding sequence ATGTCCCTGAAGATCGCCGTTTCCGGTAAGGGAGGGGTGGGAAAGACTACCGTGGCCGTGGTGCTGGCATCCCAGCTGGCCAGGGAGGGTCGCGATGTCATAGCCGTCGATGCCGACCCCGCATCCTCGATGCCAGCGGCGTTAGGCATCCCGGAAGGGGAGCGGAAGACCATCGTTCCCTTATCCCAGATGCTCGAACTCATCGAGGAGAGAACGGGAATGAGGCCAGGGGCGGGAACGGGCGGGCTGTACTCGCTGAACCCCCAGGTCGATGACCTCGCCGATAGATATGCAGTGCGCTGCGCCGACGGGATCAGGCTCCTAGTCTTGGGTACCATTAAGGCGCCCGGAGCCGGCTGCTTCTGTCCGGAGAGTGCGCTGCTCAAAGCCCTGCTGCGCCATCTGGTGCTCGATGACCAGCACGTGTTGGTGCTGGACATGGAGGCAGGATTGGAACACCTGGGCAGATCGACCCTGCAAGCGGTGGACCTTCTCCTGGTAGTGGTCGAGCCCGGTCGACGGTCGGTGGACACCGCTTCGCGCGTAGCGGCCATGGCTAGGGAGCTGGGGGTCCGACAGATCTACGCGGTGCTCAACAAGGTCTCCGCTCCTCAGCAGGAGGTGGAGCTTCGTCGCCTTCTACGAGAGGCATCGCTGGAATGCCTCGCCGCCATCCCGTTCGACGAGCGGCTGGTGCAGGCTGACCTCTCCGGGCGATCAGTTATGGAGAGCGGGGCCCGGGGAGTTCTGGACGCAGTCGCCGTGATCAAGGACGAGATGCTTCGCCGGTAG
- the cooS gene encoding anaerobic carbon-monoxide dehydrogenase catalytic subunit, which produces MSDQYPEILSIECLRVPTKQLKPEEVDKKAEDRALDPSTQEVLKKTMREGTETVWDRLERQTPHCKFCSEGISCQRCAMGPCRIMGGDRVRGVCGNDANLIVARNLLDWVAMGSAAHSDHGRDVVEAMLKTSRDQAPHYAVADEAKLRRIAQEYGIDTSAPVKKIAESLALAMMDEFGMRKGELQMANRVPAGDLERWRATDIMPRGIDREVVEAMHRIHMGVGNDPYGLVMHGFRASLADGWGGSMMGTEISDVMFGTPEPKRSRVNLGVLKHDQVNIALHGHNPVLSEMMVKAAALPELVERARGVGAAGINLVGLCCTGNELLMRKGVPQAGNHLDQELTITTGALEAMVVDYQCIFPTLPNTAACYHTKVFTTSPKAHITGATFMEIRPENAFEQSRRMLEEAIDNFPNRMKEKVFIPDRPMEAMVGFSVEAIKNALGGSLGPLLDVIKAGKVRGCVGIVGCNNPHIRHDYAHVTLARELIKRDILCVETGCAAIASAKAGLLLPESIQYAGDGLKEVCGSLGIPPVLHMGSCVDNTRVLNLVAELAREAGVTIDRLPVAGAAPEWYSPKAVSIAEYFVGSGVSVVLGIMPRIGGSRVVTRLLTDTIEDSIKAKFWVEPEPKKAAALIYDHIEIKRKGLGL; this is translated from the coding sequence ATGAGCGACCAGTACCCCGAGATCCTGTCCATCGAATGTCTGCGCGTACCCACCAAGCAGCTGAAGCCTGAGGAAGTGGACAAGAAGGCCGAAGATAGGGCGCTGGATCCATCGACCCAGGAGGTTCTCAAGAAGACCATGCGGGAGGGCACCGAGACGGTATGGGATCGACTGGAGCGCCAGACCCCACACTGCAAGTTCTGCTCCGAGGGGATATCGTGCCAGAGGTGTGCGATGGGACCCTGCCGGATCATGGGCGGAGACCGCGTCCGGGGGGTCTGCGGCAATGACGCCAACCTCATCGTGGCCAGAAACCTTCTGGACTGGGTGGCCATGGGATCGGCGGCCCATTCCGACCACGGCCGCGACGTCGTGGAGGCGATGCTCAAGACCTCCCGTGACCAGGCCCCCCATTATGCAGTGGCCGACGAGGCCAAGCTCCGGAGGATAGCTCAGGAGTATGGCATCGACACATCCGCCCCGGTGAAGAAGATCGCCGAGTCGCTGGCGCTGGCGATGATGGACGAGTTCGGCATGCGCAAGGGCGAGCTGCAGATGGCCAACCGTGTCCCGGCGGGTGACCTCGAGCGGTGGAGAGCCACTGACATAATGCCCCGTGGGATCGACCGCGAGGTGGTCGAGGCGATGCACCGCATCCACATGGGAGTCGGCAACGATCCCTATGGCCTGGTCATGCATGGATTCCGGGCGTCCCTGGCCGACGGCTGGGGAGGCTCCATGATGGGGACCGAGATATCGGACGTCATGTTCGGCACCCCCGAGCCGAAGCGATCCAGGGTGAACCTGGGGGTCCTCAAGCATGACCAGGTAAACATCGCGCTGCACGGCCACAATCCGGTGCTGTCGGAGATGATGGTCAAGGCCGCCGCGCTGCCTGAGCTGGTGGAACGGGCACGGGGGGTGGGGGCGGCGGGCATCAACCTGGTGGGGCTGTGCTGCACCGGCAATGAATTGCTCATGCGCAAGGGCGTGCCCCAGGCGGGAAACCATCTGGACCAGGAGCTTACGATCACCACAGGGGCGCTGGAGGCAATGGTCGTGGACTACCAATGTATCTTCCCAACCCTTCCCAACACCGCCGCCTGTTACCACACCAAAGTCTTCACCACCTCGCCGAAGGCCCACATCACCGGGGCCACCTTCATGGAGATCAGGCCGGAGAACGCTTTCGAGCAGTCCCGCCGCATGTTGGAGGAGGCCATCGACAACTTCCCCAACCGCATGAAGGAGAAGGTATTCATCCCCGATCGGCCGATGGAAGCCATGGTCGGTTTCTCGGTGGAGGCGATCAAGAACGCCCTCGGCGGCAGCTTAGGGCCGCTGCTGGACGTGATCAAGGCGGGCAAGGTCCGGGGATGCGTAGGGATCGTCGGATGCAACAACCCTCACATTCGCCACGACTACGCCCACGTCACCCTGGCCAGGGAGCTGATCAAGCGGGACATCCTGTGCGTGGAGACTGGTTGCGCGGCCATCGCCAGCGCCAAGGCCGGACTGTTGCTGCCCGAGTCGATCCAGTACGCGGGGGACGGGCTGAAGGAGGTATGTGGCTCGCTGGGCATCCCCCCCGTCCTGCACATGGGTTCCTGCGTCGACAACACCCGGGTACTGAACCTGGTGGCGGAGCTGGCCCGGGAAGCAGGGGTAACCATCGACCGGCTCCCGGTAGCCGGGGCAGCCCCAGAATGGTATTCCCCCAAGGCCGTTTCCATCGCCGAGTACTTCGTCGGAAGCGGTGTCAGCGTGGTACTTGGCATCATGCCCCGCATCGGAGGAAGCAGGGTCGTCACCAGGCTGCTGACCGACACAATCGAGGATAGCATCAAGGCCAAGTTCTGGGTCGAACCAGAACCAAAGAAGGCGGCTGCTCTGATCTATGATCACATCGAGATCAAGCGGAAGGGGCTGGGATTGTAA
- a CDS encoding nitroreductase family protein has translation MSEELYEAMFVRKSVRKFDREKLDVATMDRVVAFTATMRPLFPDIRTELRLMGPEEVKGIFKVDAPHYLAVFSEKKPGFEANAGFLLQQADLFLSAIGLGSCWQGGPRPVRGMRQLSGLDFVIMLAFGPPREVTRRDRSGFKRRSLSEITDITDHFEVLEAARIAPSGMNNQSWYFTGGDGTIHAYAARSAVTDGMNRINVGIALAHMWLAADHEGMTASFSVQPDGGESTPRGYAYIASMTLEHQRP, from the coding sequence ATGAGCGAGGAACTGTACGAGGCGATGTTCGTTCGCAAGTCGGTGAGGAAGTTCGACCGGGAGAAGCTGGACGTGGCCACCATGGACCGGGTCGTGGCCTTCACGGCCACCATGAGGCCGCTGTTCCCGGATATCCGGACCGAGCTCAGACTCATGGGGCCCGAGGAGGTCAAGGGGATCTTCAAGGTCGACGCCCCCCATTACCTGGCAGTATTTTCCGAGAAGAAACCGGGCTTCGAAGCCAATGCAGGTTTCCTCCTCCAGCAGGCGGACCTGTTCCTGTCGGCCATCGGCCTTGGCAGCTGCTGGCAGGGAGGCCCCCGACCGGTCCGGGGCATGAGGCAGCTCTCGGGCTTGGACTTCGTGATCATGCTCGCTTTCGGACCTCCCCGGGAGGTGACCCGCCGGGACCGCTCCGGCTTCAAGCGCCGCTCCCTCTCCGAGATAACGGACATAACCGACCACTTCGAGGTCCTGGAGGCAGCGCGTATCGCTCCTTCGGGCATGAACAACCAGTCATGGTACTTCACTGGCGGGGATGGGACGATACATGCTTATGCCGCCCGCTCAGCCGTCACCGACGGCATGAACCGCATCAACGTCGGCATCGCCCTCGCCCACATGTGGCTTGCCGCCGATCACGAAGGAATGACGGCATCCTTCTCGGTCCAACCGGACGGAGGGGAGAGCACGCCCCGGGGGTACGCCTACATCGCATCGATGACCCTCGAGCATCAGCGCCCCTGA